From Ignisphaera aggregans DSM 17230, the proteins below share one genomic window:
- a CDS encoding tyrosyl-tRNA synthetase (COGs: COG0162 Tyrosyl-tRNA synthetase~InterPro IPR002307:IPR002305~KEGG: ape:APE_2074.1 tyrosyl-tRNA synthetase~PFAM: aminoacyl-tRNA synthetase class Ib~SPTR: Q9YA64 Tyrosyl-tRNA synthetase~TIGRFAM: tyrosyl-tRNA synthetase~PFAM: tRNA synthetases class I (W and Y)~TIGRFAM: tyrosyl-tRNA synthetase) yields the protein MNVDERLELVKRNTVEIVTEDELRNIFLNKKDIRGYIGFEPSGIFHLGWLIWAYKFKDLVDAGVEMILYAATWHAWINDKLGGNMDLIRAAARHVAYVLSAIGVNMSRVRIVYAEDIVSRVSYWEKVLRIAKSSSLSRIKRALTILGRRADEAELDFSKLIYPLMQVADIFEMDLDIALGGLDQRKAHMLARDVAEKLGFKKPIAIHTPLLPSLKGVSRMSFEGMEIDDIAAETKMSKSKPEDAIFVIDSDEAIERKIRSAYCPPREVENNPIMSIAKYIVFRGEKKRFVIDRKPEYGGSIEVYSYEELENLYREGKIHPLDLKNTVAKELIKIVKPIRDMLQANKDLWEELKDIEKSVTR from the coding sequence TTGAATGTAGATGAACGTTTAGAGCTTGTGAAGAGAAATACTGTTGAGATTGTTACAGAAGATGAACTTAGAAATATCTTTTTAAATAAAAAGGATATTAGAGGATACATAGGTTTTGAACCTAGTGGTATCTTTCATCTGGGTTGGCTTATATGGGCATATAAGTTTAAGGATCTTGTTGATGCAGGGGTTGAGATGATTCTCTATGCAGCTACATGGCATGCATGGATAAATGATAAGCTTGGAGGTAATATGGATCTTATAAGAGCTGCTGCTAGACATGTTGCATATGTTCTTAGTGCTATAGGAGTTAATATGTCTAGAGTTAGAATAGTTTATGCAGAGGATATTGTGTCTAGAGTTAGCTACTGGGAGAAGGTTCTTAGAATAGCTAAGAGCTCTAGTTTGAGTAGGATTAAGAGAGCTTTGACAATACTTGGTAGAAGAGCTGATGAAGCTGAACTTGATTTCTCTAAGCTTATCTATCCATTGATGCAGGTAGCAGATATATTTGAAATGGATCTAGATATAGCTCTTGGTGGATTAGATCAGAGAAAGGCACATATGCTTGCAAGAGATGTTGCAGAGAAACTAGGTTTTAAGAAGCCTATAGCTATACATACACCACTTCTACCATCACTTAAAGGTGTATCGAGAATGAGTTTCGAGGGTATGGAGATAGATGATATAGCTGCTGAAACAAAGATGAGTAAGTCTAAACCTGAGGATGCTATATTTGTTATAGATTCTGATGAAGCTATAGAGAGAAAGATAAGATCTGCTTACTGCCCCCCGAGAGAAGTTGAGAATAATCCTATAATGTCTATAGCTAAATACATAGTATTTCGTGGTGAGAAGAAAAGATTTGTTATTGATAGAAAGCCTGAGTATGGAGGGTCTATAGAGGTCTATAGCTATGAGGAGCTTGAGAATCTCTATAGAGAGGGGAAGATACATCCATTAGATCTTAAAAATACAGTAGCTAAAGAGCTTATAAAGATTGTAAAGCCTATAAGAGATATGCTACAGGCTAATAAAGATCTATGGGAGGAGCTTAAGGATATTGAGAAAAGTGTAACTAGATAG
- a CDS encoding phenylalanyl-tRNA synthetase, beta subunit (COGs: COG0072 Phenylalanyl-tRNA synthetase beta subunit~InterPro IPR005146:IPR005147:IPR004531~KEGG: sto:ST1415 phenylalanyl-tRNA synthetase subunit beta~PFAM: tRNA synthetase B5; B3/4 domain protein~PRIAM: Phenylalanine--tRNA ligase~SPTR: Q971D8 Phenylalanyl-tRNA synthetase beta chain~TIGRFAM: phenylalanyl-tRNA synthetase, beta subunit~PFAM: tRNA synthetase B5 domain; B3/4 domain~TIGRFAM: phenylalanyl-tRNA synthetase, beta subunit), producing the protein MPVVRTLLPRILGLIGIDDVDRLRDVLFNLKCETEIEEDGTIAIEVQSDRIDMFSTEGIAYAARLYLGLEKPKMFNVTSIDFDVYVEPPIKRPYIAIAAVRNVEMDEYILKELIEFQERLHTTFGRNRRKVAIGIHDLDKLPSKTLRYLYVDIDREKMIPLHTSEVMTIREVLNRLDQGKLYGDISLDGNMHPAIFSGNEIISLPPVINSDITRLEPSTRNILIDVTGIDINAIKIVLNAIIHSLVFYGGSIIGARIIYPNYTDYTPDLTWRKRSVDTEYASMWLGIEKKEIILKARDALTRMGYIVEKIDETSIDVLVPPYRADILHQVDIVEDIAIGIGYDALGIEAIPPVYRYGVDRYRVVSNIVRDVLIGLGYTEINTLTILPSKILDLIQQGEYLRIVNPISSEIDAIRNSMVASILLVLRESQHTPLPIKIFEVGEVVTKCLECYNRWRNEFRCVFALMDSEIRFEEIHADLFAVLRELGIERNISIHSCSNPIYISGRCGCIEMNNRVIGVFGEVNPEILEKLGIEYPIAIVELYLEPIIDVLYGK; encoded by the coding sequence ATGCCTGTAGTTAGAACTCTTCTCCCAAGGATCCTAGGGCTTATAGGTATAGACGATGTTGATAGACTAAGAGATGTACTGTTTAATCTAAAGTGTGAGACTGAGATTGAGGAGGATGGAACTATAGCTATAGAGGTTCAAAGCGATAGGATAGACATGTTCTCTACAGAGGGTATAGCATATGCAGCTAGACTCTATCTAGGTTTAGAGAAGCCAAAGATGTTTAATGTAACTAGCATAGATTTTGATGTCTATGTAGAGCCACCTATAAAGAGACCATATATAGCTATAGCAGCAGTAAGAAATGTTGAAATGGATGAGTATATTCTTAAGGAATTGATAGAGTTTCAAGAGAGGCTACATACAACTTTTGGTAGAAATCGGAGGAAGGTTGCTATAGGTATTCATGATCTCGATAAACTTCCATCGAAAACACTTAGATATTTATATGTCGATATAGATAGAGAGAAGATGATACCTCTACACACATCTGAGGTTATGACTATAAGAGAGGTTTTGAATAGACTTGATCAGGGGAAGCTCTATGGAGATATATCTCTCGATGGCAATATGCATCCAGCTATATTCTCAGGCAATGAAATTATCTCTCTTCCACCTGTTATAAATAGTGATATAACTAGGCTAGAGCCATCGACTAGAAATATTCTTATAGATGTAACAGGTATAGATATCAATGCTATTAAGATAGTCCTAAATGCTATTATACATAGCCTTGTATTCTATGGAGGTAGTATCATAGGAGCTAGAATAATTTATCCAAACTATACAGACTATACACCTGATTTAACATGGAGAAAGAGATCTGTAGATACTGAATATGCATCTATGTGGCTTGGGATAGAGAAGAAAGAGATTATTCTTAAGGCTAGAGATGCTCTTACAAGAATGGGATATATTGTTGAGAAGATAGATGAGACTAGTATAGATGTTTTAGTTCCCCCATATAGAGCCGATATTCTTCACCAAGTCGATATAGTTGAAGATATAGCTATAGGAATAGGATATGATGCACTCGGTATTGAGGCTATACCCCCAGTATATAGATATGGTGTAGATAGATATAGAGTTGTTAGTAATATAGTTAGAGATGTACTTATAGGACTTGGATATACTGAGATAAACACATTAACAATACTTCCATCAAAAATCTTAGACCTTATACAACAAGGAGAATATCTAAGAATTGTAAATCCTATATCAAGTGAGATTGATGCTATAAGAAATAGTATGGTAGCATCAATATTATTAGTATTGAGAGAATCTCAACATACACCTCTACCAATAAAGATATTTGAAGTTGGAGAGGTTGTTACAAAATGTCTAGAGTGTTATAATAGATGGAGAAATGAATTTAGATGTGTCTTTGCTTTAATGGATAGTGAGATTAGATTTGAGGAAATCCATGCAGATCTCTTTGCAGTTCTAAGAGAACTTGGAATAGAAAGAAATATCTCTATACATAGCTGTTCAAATCCTATATACATTAGTGGTAGATGTGGATGTATAGAGATGAATAATAGGGTTATAGGTGTCTTTGGTGAAGTAAATCCTGAGATTCTTGAGAAGCTAGGTATAGAGTATCCAATAGCTATTGTAGAACTATATCTAGAGCCTATTATAGATGTTTTATATGGTAAATAG
- a CDS encoding phenylalanyl-tRNA synthetase, alpha subunit (COGs: COG0016 Phenylalanyl-tRNA synthetase alpha subunit~InterPro IPR002319:IPR006195:IPR004529~KEGG: sto:ST1416 phenylalanyl-tRNA synthetase subunit alpha~PFAM: phenylalanyl-tRNA synthetase class IIc~PRIAM: Phenylalanine--tRNA ligase~SPTR: Q971D7 Phenylalanyl-tRNA synthetase alpha chain~TIGRFAM: phenylalanyl-tRNA synthetase, alpha subunit~PFAM: tRNA synthetases class II core domain (F)~TIGRFAM: phenylalanyl-tRNA synthetase, alpha subunit) produces the protein MKKLVEINRDVELSELARILNRDASSISPLVELLRSKGIVSVDEIEKIFAKTSEEGIRYVDGLPEEVITLFIRDSGGAVSIDRIENTFGKDFTVIGIGWARRRGWISIENNTAKYIKYIPLDKHREYLKIFSNVSEVSIDIYNDSVFQELVKRKLINVEKRKVRIVRLVIGVEEARNLIEQGTIISRLSRDVIVSGMWRKAVLKPYNVEANPPVVYPGKKHFFKEFIDMIREIMERLGFVEVRDDYVIPEIWNFDILFQAQDHPSRDIHDILVVDGYANLDSFRDIVERTRNVHEFGGSCGSIGWRYSWSLEKASRLILRSHTTAVTARFLSIYREPPVRLYTIARVFRRDNPDARHSPEFTNFDGVIMEKDFSFRKLLGLLSQILRYMGIEKYRFKPAYFPFTEPSVEGYGYVPGYGWIEVFGAGMFRPEVLEILGVNSPVGAWGMGVERLAMVVYGIDDIRLLFSKDIEFIRRFPLYKMKLSQ, from the coding sequence TTGAAGAAGCTTGTAGAGATAAATAGAGATGTAGAGTTATCGGAGCTTGCAAGGATATTGAATAGAGATGCATCATCTATATCACCATTAGTTGAACTTCTAAGGTCTAAGGGTATTGTAAGTGTTGATGAGATTGAGAAGATATTTGCTAAGACTAGTGAGGAGGGTATTAGATATGTTGATGGTCTTCCAGAGGAGGTTATAACACTATTTATTAGGGATTCTGGAGGAGCTGTCTCTATAGATCGTATAGAGAATACTTTTGGTAAGGATTTTACTGTTATTGGTATTGGCTGGGCTAGGAGAAGGGGATGGATATCTATTGAGAATAATACTGCTAAATACATAAAATATATACCGCTTGATAAACATAGGGAGTATCTAAAGATTTTCTCAAATGTATCTGAAGTCTCTATAGATATCTATAACGATAGTGTTTTTCAAGAACTTGTAAAGAGGAAGCTAATTAATGTTGAGAAGAGAAAGGTTAGAATAGTTAGACTTGTGATAGGAGTTGAAGAAGCTAGAAATCTTATTGAACAGGGTACTATTATCTCAAGACTTTCACGAGATGTTATTGTTAGCGGTATGTGGAGAAAAGCTGTATTGAAGCCATATAATGTTGAAGCTAATCCACCTGTTGTCTATCCTGGTAAGAAGCATTTCTTTAAAGAGTTTATCGATATGATTAGAGAGATTATGGAGAGACTAGGATTTGTTGAGGTTAGAGATGACTATGTTATTCCAGAGATATGGAATTTTGATATACTTTTCCAGGCCCAGGACCACCCATCTAGAGATATACATGATATTCTAGTTGTTGATGGTTATGCTAATCTAGATAGCTTTAGGGATATTGTTGAGAGGACTAGGAATGTTCATGAGTTTGGTGGTAGTTGTGGAAGTATTGGTTGGAGATATAGCTGGAGTTTGGAGAAAGCTTCTAGACTTATCCTAAGATCTCATACAACTGCTGTTACAGCAAGATTCCTATCTATATATAGAGAGCCTCCTGTAAGACTATATACAATTGCAAGAGTATTTAGAAGAGATAATCCTGATGCTAGACATTCTCCAGAGTTTACAAATTTTGATGGCGTTATTATGGAGAAAGACTTCAGTTTTAGAAAACTACTCGGTTTGCTAAGCCAGATCCTTAGGTATATGGGTATAGAGAAATATAGATTTAAACCAGCTTACTTCCCATTTACAGAGCCAAGTGTTGAGGGGTATGGATATGTACCTGGATATGGATGGATAGAGGTTTTTGGTGCAGGTATGTTTAGACCAGAGGTGCTAGAGATTCTAGGTGTAAATAGTCCTGTTGGTGCATGGGGTATGGGTGTAGAGCGTCTTGCGATGGTCGTATATGGAATTGATGATATAAGACTTCTATTCTCTAAGGATATAGAGTTTATTAGGAGATTCCCATTATATAAAATGAAACTATCACAGTGA
- a CDS encoding peptidase U62 modulator of DNA gyrase (COGs: COG0312 Zn-dependent protease and their inactivated homologs~InterPro IPR002510~KEGG: dka:DKAM_0934 peptidase U62, modulator of DNA gyrase~PFAM: peptidase U62 modulator of DNA gyrase~SPTR: B8D579 Peptidase U62, modulator of DNA gyrase~PFAM: Putative modulator of DNA gyrase): protein MFYMSSYIDYANKIVRSIAGEGFDEVAILIRDYRRVMAKIANSEPSVVQRWSSFDVSLYLSRNRRIMGLELHPKSIDDVMKPIERLIEIADKISESPLYAPLPRPSKISFIGDTFDSSIINYMDNISRLTEIVIEVSHREKIDSVAGVIQLGYIDELLATSTDVVLSEKKTFLQSSIRAFSEPDGSGQWSFTSTKIDIDGLIQTASIASRYAVDSKNRRNIEPGIYNVILSPMVFGNLLDYIVNMATGFSILFGTSIFMKNRVGDKVASDKLSVYDCPRDSSLPGARSFDHEGLETFNKPIIENGVLKNILHNTKTARALNAISTANAGWISPTPWNIYVAPGDIKIDDMIRDIGRGILITNNWYTRLQNYVEGIFSTIARDAIFYIENGNLIPITKIRIADTFPRILNNIEMIGKELYNIQWWEVETPSRLPYVAIKDVHISKHII from the coding sequence GTGTTTTATATGAGTAGCTATATTGATTATGCTAATAAGATTGTTAGAAGTATAGCTGGAGAGGGTTTTGATGAGGTAGCTATACTTATTAGGGATTACAGAAGGGTTATGGCTAAGATAGCTAATAGTGAACCTAGTGTTGTTCAGAGATGGAGTTCTTTTGATGTGTCTCTATATCTATCTAGGAATAGAAGGATTATGGGTTTAGAGCTTCATCCAAAATCTATAGATGATGTTATGAAACCTATTGAGAGACTTATTGAGATTGCTGATAAGATTTCTGAATCTCCTCTATATGCACCTCTACCAAGACCTAGTAAAATTAGTTTTATTGGAGATACTTTTGATAGTTCTATCATAAACTATATGGATAATATTTCCAGGCTTACAGAAATTGTTATTGAGGTATCACATAGGGAGAAGATAGATAGTGTTGCAGGTGTAATTCAGCTAGGATATATAGATGAACTATTAGCTACATCAACAGATGTTGTATTGAGTGAGAAGAAGACATTTCTCCAAAGCTCTATTAGAGCATTTTCAGAACCTGATGGAAGTGGGCAATGGAGTTTTACTTCAACAAAGATTGATATAGATGGACTTATTCAGACGGCTTCTATAGCATCTAGATATGCTGTAGATTCAAAAAATCGTAGAAATATAGAGCCTGGGATATACAATGTAATTCTAAGTCCAATGGTATTTGGAAATCTCCTAGACTATATAGTTAATATGGCAACAGGTTTCTCTATACTATTTGGCACATCTATATTTATGAAGAATAGAGTTGGTGATAAAGTTGCTTCAGATAAGCTAAGTGTGTATGACTGTCCAAGGGATTCTAGTCTACCTGGTGCAAGGAGTTTTGATCATGAGGGTCTAGAAACATTTAATAAACCTATTATAGAGAATGGTGTACTAAAAAACATTCTGCACAATACTAAGACAGCTAGAGCCCTAAACGCTATATCTACAGCTAATGCTGGATGGATATCACCAACACCATGGAATATATATGTAGCTCCAGGAGATATAAAGATAGATGATATGATTAGAGATATAGGTAGAGGAATACTTATAACAAATAACTGGTATACAAGGTTACAAAACTATGTAGAGGGAATATTCTCAACAATTGCGAGAGATGCCATATTCTATATAGAGAACGGAAATCTAATACCTATAACAAAGATAAGAATTGCAGATACATTTCCAAGAATACTCAATAACATTGAAATGATAGGAAAAGAGCTCTACAATATACAGTGGTGGGAGGTAGAAACACCATCAAGACTACCATATGTAGCTATAAAAGATGTACATATATCAAAACATATTATATAG
- a CDS encoding SNO glutamine amidotransferase (COGs: COG0311 glutamine amidotransferase involved in pyridoxine biosynthesis~InterPro IPR011698:IPR002161~KEGG: smr:Smar_0585 glutamine amidotransferase subunit PdxT~PFAM: SNO glutamine amidotransferase; CobB/CobQ domain protein glutamine amidotransferase~SPTR: A3DM32 Glutamine amidotransferase subunit pdxT~PFAM: SNO glutamine amidotransferase family): protein MKIGILGFQGGIDEHRYMVNESCKELGIQCDVVNIYRSQHLWNVDGIIIPGGESTTITKLINRMNMDIDLRDFIKSGYPAFGTCAGLVLLAKKAIDRKTGKELTNTLGVLDIVVERNYYGRQRESFEVDIAIPILGEKPFRAIFIRAPAVIEIGSGVISHAKLSDSHIFVQQRNIIATTFHPELSGDTRIHRYFIEIIRSSKR, encoded by the coding sequence ATGAAGATAGGCATACTAGGTTTTCAGGGAGGGATAGATGAACATAGATATATGGTTAATGAGAGCTGTAAAGAGCTTGGAATACAGTGTGATGTGGTAAACATCTATAGATCTCAACATCTATGGAATGTAGATGGAATAATAATTCCAGGTGGAGAAAGTACAACGATTACAAAGCTAATCAATAGAATGAATATGGATATAGATCTAAGAGACTTTATAAAATCTGGATATCCAGCATTTGGAACATGTGCAGGACTTGTTCTCCTAGCTAAAAAGGCTATTGATAGAAAGACTGGTAAAGAGTTGACAAATACCCTAGGAGTTTTAGATATTGTTGTTGAGAGAAACTACTATGGTAGACAAAGAGAGAGTTTTGAGGTAGATATAGCTATACCTATATTGGGAGAGAAGCCATTTAGAGCTATATTCATAAGGGCACCAGCGGTGATAGAGATAGGGAGTGGGGTTATATCCCATGCAAAACTCAGTGATTCACATATATTTGTACAGCAGAGAAATATAATTGCAACAACATTTCATCCAGAGCTCTCAGGAGATACAAGAATACATAGATACTTTATAGAGATTATAAGAAGCTCTAAGAGGTAA
- a CDS encoding pyridoxal phosphate synthase yaaD subunit (COGs: COG0214 Pyridoxine biosynthesis enzyme~InterPro IPR008867:IPR001852~KEGG: smr:Smar_0586 pyridoxal biosynthesis lyase PdxS~PFAM: Vitamin B6 biosynthesis protein; thiazole biosynthesis family protein~SPTR: A3DM33 Vitamin B6 biosynthesis protein~PFAM: SOR/SNZ family~TIGRFAM: pyridoxine biosynthesis protein), which produces MTLKRAWNTHLIDVGFNNIVEFFYRLAEVSDKLKSEGIYFRYGPERLPEAITIPEKGTLRVKYGFPVFQKYGVCMDVTNVEQASIAEDAGAVSVMVLDKLPYDVRKSGGVARMASVKRIQEVLESVTIPVMAKVRIGHYMEAVILEQIGIDMIDESEVLTPADEERHINKWLFKVPFVNGARDLGEALRRIYEGAAMIRTKGEAGTGNVAEAVKHMRSIMRDVMSVSNMSEEDRVRRAREIGVPPEILELTARLKRLPVVNFAAGGIATPADAALMMWLGADGVFVGSGIFKSQDPQVRAEAIVLATSMWFDPEIVVEAQAMVSEEKSMMGIDIRQLKPEELLQVRGV; this is translated from the coding sequence ATGACATTGAAGAGAGCTTGGAATACTCATCTAATTGATGTAGGTTTTAATAACATTGTAGAGTTTTTCTATAGACTAGCTGAGGTTAGCGATAAGCTGAAATCTGAGGGGATATACTTTAGATATGGACCTGAGAGACTTCCAGAGGCTATTACCATTCCTGAGAAGGGTACACTTAGGGTAAAGTATGGTTTCCCTGTGTTTCAAAAATATGGTGTTTGTATGGATGTTACAAATGTTGAACAAGCATCTATAGCTGAAGATGCTGGTGCTGTATCTGTTATGGTTTTAGATAAGCTTCCATATGATGTTAGGAAGAGTGGTGGTGTTGCTAGAATGGCTAGTGTTAAGAGGATTCAAGAGGTTTTAGAGAGTGTTACAATACCTGTTATGGCTAAGGTTAGAATAGGTCACTATATGGAGGCTGTTATACTTGAGCAAATAGGTATTGATATGATTGATGAGAGTGAGGTTCTTACACCTGCTGATGAGGAGAGACATATAAATAAATGGTTATTCAAGGTGCCATTCGTCAATGGTGCTAGAGATCTTGGTGAAGCTCTTAGGAGGATTTATGAGGGTGCAGCTATGATTAGAACTAAGGGTGAGGCTGGTACAGGTAATGTTGCAGAAGCTGTTAAGCATATGAGGAGCATTATGAGGGATGTAATGAGCGTTTCAAATATGTCTGAAGAGGATAGAGTTAGAAGGGCTAGAGAGATAGGGGTACCACCAGAGATTCTAGAGCTTACAGCTAGGCTAAAGAGACTACCCGTGGTAAATTTTGCAGCTGGAGGAATAGCTACACCAGCAGATGCAGCTCTAATGATGTGGCTTGGAGCTGATGGTGTTTTTGTTGGCTCTGGTATATTTAAGAGTCAGGATCCACAGGTGAGGGCAGAGGCTATAGTTTTAGCAACATCTATGTGGTTTGATCCAGAGATTGTTGTAGAGGCACAGGCTATGGTTAGTGAGGAGAAGTCTATGATGGGTATAGATATTAGACAGCTAAAACCTGAGGAGCTTCTCCAGGTGAGGGGAGTATAG
- a CDS encoding NUDIX hydrolase (COGs: COG1051 ADP-ribose pyrophosphatase~InterPro IPR020476:IPR000086:IPR020084~KEGG: kcr:Kcr_0339 NUDIX hydrolase~PFAM: NUDIX hydrolase~SPTR: B1L3R8 NUDIX hydrolase~PFAM: NUDIX domain) has protein sequence MDREYPEYAIAAVGAVLIKDGMILLIKRGYPPREGFWAIPGGAIEAGETIYDAAKRELEEETGLLAEPLGVIAISQAIFRENYRIRFHYIIIDVLFNQDTIKGSLKPGGDAIDVAWIPLEEVLSRDDVTITTKRLVRNIVEKGIKVIDIV, from the coding sequence GTGGATAGAGAGTATCCTGAATATGCAATTGCAGCTGTAGGAGCTGTACTAATTAAGGATGGCATGATTCTATTGATTAAAAGAGGGTATCCTCCTAGAGAGGGTTTCTGGGCTATTCCAGGTGGAGCTATAGAGGCTGGAGAAACCATATATGATGCTGCTAAACGTGAACTCGAAGAAGAGACAGGACTTTTAGCAGAGCCATTAGGAGTTATAGCTATATCTCAAGCCATCTTTAGAGAGAACTATAGGATAAGATTTCACTATATAATAATAGATGTCTTATTTAATCAAGATACTATTAAGGGTTCTCTAAAACCTGGTGGAGATGCTATAGATGTTGCATGGATACCACTAGAAGAAGTATTATCTAGAGATGATGTAACTATAACAACAAAGAGATTAGTTAGGAATATAGTTGAGAAAGGTATTAAGGTAATAGATATAGTCTAA
- a CDS encoding hypothetical protein (KEGG: hbu:Hbut_0677 hypothetical protein~SPTR: A2BKM2 Putative uncharacterized protein), with amino-acid sequence MSSTKIRIEVIGIVPDDFLRFIENVLNDFYSRVDGPLFVEVYIYSTKYDKIVYMENLATRYGVTVIGDFITMHEAWSGWPRIHIDFESCSKLSKHYIKALLVHEAAHSILHGSPLFYAIDIPPKLLENPIALALIYLASTIAKDIDVYRFLSEKGFIDEIETYNEFIVEHQLEDRCTNSFEIYTLAKMLIPCLYIKRCKQLEIPMNCRDIAMTIIEKLKTIEKEIIDLDLSKATLKIFHTLQNLHNESQ; translated from the coding sequence ATGAGTAGTACTAAGATTAGGATAGAGGTTATCGGTATTGTTCCAGACGATTTTCTAAGATTTATTGAAAATGTTTTGAATGATTTTTATTCTAGGGTTGATGGTCCTTTGTTTGTAGAGGTATATATCTATTCTACGAAATATGATAAAATTGTGTATATGGAGAATCTTGCTACTAGATATGGTGTTACCGTTATTGGCGATTTCATAACTATGCATGAGGCATGGAGTGGTTGGCCAAGGATTCATATAGATTTTGAATCATGTTCAAAGCTCAGTAAGCATTATATAAAAGCTCTTTTAGTTCATGAGGCTGCACATTCTATTCTTCATGGCTCGCCTCTCTTCTATGCTATAGATATTCCACCTAAATTATTAGAGAATCCTATAGCTCTAGCTCTAATTTATTTAGCATCAACAATTGCTAAGGATATTGATGTCTATAGATTTCTAAGTGAAAAGGGCTTTATAGATGAGATAGAGACCTACAATGAGTTTATAGTAGAACATCAATTAGAGGATAGATGTACAAATAGTTTTGAGATATATACATTAGCAAAAATGCTTATACCATGTCTCTATATAAAGAGATGCAAACAGCTAGAAATACCTATGAATTGTAGGGATATAGCTATGACCATCATCGAGAAGCTTAAGACTATAGAGAAAGAGATTATTGATCTAGATCTATCTAAAGCAACACTAAAAATATTCCATACCCTACAAAACCTACATAATGAATCACAGTAA